The following proteins come from a genomic window of Candidatus Bathyarchaeota archaeon:
- the cytX gene encoding putative hydroxymethylpyrimidine transporter CytX, with amino-acid sequence MKIRFPPEWGIEPVPIEAKTLRFIDYFVLWSSLGVGLLVLLAGSLLYPSLNMLEIFIVSLIGSFIGSVLLASAGIIGSCYGIPTMVSLRAILGVKGSYIPTCLNIIQLIGWTSFEFIIMSKAAISIFGNFMGELTEQILIFIFALFCTLLALGGPIVVVRQWLEKIAIWLIYGSTIWISIQVFSKPEALINFLKPGTGELTWSLALDLVIAMPISWWPLISDYNRFSIKNESAFFGTALGYTIANTWFYFLGAAIIAFTGITDIIASISILFLGTLALILILVDETDNAFADIYSAAVSLQNIFPKIKQKKLVLFIVAISILIALTIPLTRYESFLLMIGALFIPLLSVLFSEFFIIRKGKYKIEEFYDKAENLNVKAITSWFFGILTYFILVNFYPWIGASLPSFFITIIFNYIFSRIKKGK; translated from the coding sequence TTGAAAATTCGTTTTCCTCCAGAGTGGGGTATTGAACCTGTCCCAATTGAAGCAAAAACATTAAGGTTTATAGATTATTTTGTTTTATGGTCTAGTTTAGGAGTAGGTTTACTTGTTCTTTTAGCAGGTTCTCTTTTATACCCAAGCTTAAACATGCTTGAAATATTTATTGTTTCATTAATAGGATCATTTATTGGAAGCGTTTTATTAGCTTCAGCAGGAATTATAGGTTCTTGTTACGGTATTCCAACAATGGTTAGTCTTAGAGCTATTTTAGGAGTGAAAGGTTCATATATTCCAACATGCCTTAACATTATTCAACTTATAGGATGGACGAGTTTCGAGTTTATAATTATGAGTAAAGCAGCTATATCAATTTTTGGAAATTTTATGGGAGAATTAACTGAGCAAATATTAATTTTTATATTTGCTTTATTTTGTACTTTATTGGCTTTAGGTGGGCCAATAGTTGTTGTTCGTCAATGGCTTGAAAAAATAGCTATATGGCTTATTTATGGTTCAACAATATGGATAAGCATTCAAGTTTTTTCTAAACCTGAAGCTTTAATTAACTTTTTGAAGCCTGGTACAGGAGAATTAACTTGGTCTTTAGCTTTAGATTTAGTTATAGCTATGCCTATTTCATGGTGGCCTTTAATCTCAGATTATAATAGGTTTTCTATAAAGAATGAAAGCGCTTTTTTTGGAACAGCTTTAGGATACACAATTGCTAATACATGGTTTTACTTTTTAGGAGCAGCAATAATAGCTTTTACAGGAATTACGGATATTATCGCTTCTATTTCAATTCTTTTTTTAGGTACATTAGCTTTAATATTAATTTTAGTTGATGAAACAGATAATGCTTTTGCAGATATTTACTCTGCAGCTGTTTCTCTTCAAAATATTTTTCCAAAAATTAAACAGAAAAAATTAGTTTTATTTATTGTAGCAATCAGTATATTGATAGCTTTAACGATTCCTTTAACACGTTACGAATCTTTCTTACTTATGATTGGTGCATTATTCATTCCTTTATTAAGCGTTTTATTCTCCGAGTTTTTCATTATAAGAAAGGGAAAATATAAAATTGAAGAGTTTTATGATAAAGCTGAAAATTTAAATGTTAAAGCGATCACCTCATGGTTTTTCGGGATATTAACATATTTTATTTTAGTTAATTTTTATCCATGGATTGGTGCTAGCCTTCCATCATTTTTTATTACAATAATATTTAACTATATTTTTTCAAGAATTAAGAAGGGGAAATAA
- a CDS encoding transcription initiation factor IIB, translating into MSQKEKIVKKEEFKITECPECGSKEIVEDYEQGEIVCKKCGLVINDQVLNKGPEWRAFTKEEREERGRVGIPISFSIHDKGLSTVIERVNKDAYGRSLPMDKRIEMLRLRKWQIRTRVHTSIERNLAQAMAELDRLADKLHLPPQVKEKAAVIYRKALDAGLVRGRSIAAIMAGAVYAACRFSETPRTLREVIEASGLKRRDVARCYRLLIKELNLKMPIEDPMKSISKIASRLNLPMETQSKAIEVLRQAKAKGLVAGKDPLGLAAAALYVACAMDGIKKTQKDIAIAAEVTEVTVRNRYKSLKEALGLDV; encoded by the coding sequence ATATCTCAAAAAGAAAAAATTGTAAAGAAAGAAGAATTCAAGATCACTGAATGTCCTGAATGCGGAAGTAAAGAGATTGTTGAAGATTATGAGCAGGGAGAAATCGTTTGTAAAAAATGTGGTTTAGTTATAAATGATCAAGTGTTGAATAAGGGGCCTGAATGGAGAGCATTCACTAAAGAGGAAAGAGAAGAAAGAGGAAGGGTTGGAATCCCCATTTCCTTTTCAATTCATGATAAAGGTTTATCAACAGTTATCGAGCGTGTAAATAAAGATGCTTATGGTAGAAGCTTGCCGATGGATAAAAGAATTGAAATGCTTAGGCTTAGGAAATGGCAAATTAGAACTAGAGTTCATACATCCATTGAAAGAAACTTGGCTCAAGCAATGGCTGAATTAGATAGATTAGCTGATAAACTTCACCTTCCTCCTCAAGTAAAAGAAAAAGCTGCAGTAATTTATAGAAAAGCTTTAGATGCTGGATTAGTTAGGGGGAGATCCATAGCTGCTATAATGGCTGGAGCTGTGTATGCAGCTTGCAGGTTTTCAGAAACTCCAAGAACTCTTAGAGAAGTAATTGAAGCAAGCGGGCTTAAAAGAAGAGATGTAGCTAGATGTTATAGGCTTTTAATTAAAGAGCTAAACTTAAAAATGCCTATTGAAGATCCTATGAAAAGTATTTCAAAAATAGCTTCTAGACTTAACCTTCCTATGGAAACCCAAAGTAAAGCTATAGAAGTATTAAGGCAAGCTAAAGCTAAAGGACTTGTTGCTGGTAAAGATCCATTAGGTTTAGCTGCTGCCGCTCTCTATGTAGCTTGCGCAATGGATGGAATAAAGAAAACTCAGAAAGATATTGCTATAGCTGCTGAAGTTACAGAAGTGACTGTTAGAAATAGATATAAAAGCCTTAAAGAAGCTTTAGGATTAGACGTTTAA
- a CDS encoding bifunctional hydroxymethylpyrimidine kinase/phosphomethylpyrimidine kinase: MKTPKALTIAGSDSSGGAGIQADLKTFAALKVYGMSVITAITAQNTIGVTEVHEVPPKIVKAQIEAVMEDIGVDAVKTGMLYSKDIIEVVAEEVEKYNFKMVIDPVMIAKSGAPLLKKDSIEALIKKLIPLATVVTPNAKEAEVLLNKNVESLDEAREAAKQINALGAEAVVIKGGHLKTEDVVYDVLYYKGEFKIFKSERIQTKNTHGTGCVFASAITAFLAKNKNIEEAVERAKEFVLNAIQFSYSIGKGVGPVNPMAYIYREAEKYEVLKLIENAVEMLESNPEVALLIPESQSNIGMALSYSKSIMDVAAIPGRIVKLNGKVKASAYPRFGASKHIANTIITVMKKDPEFRSAMNIKYSKKLIELCKNLGLKISFYDRSEEPPEIKEKEGLTTIWGTQEAIKKVEGIPDVIYHGGDYGKEPMIIILGRNPIEVAQKVIQLAKQIVRL, from the coding sequence TTGAAGACTCCTAAAGCTCTTACAATTGCTGGTTCAGATTCAAGCGGTGGAGCTGGAATACAAGCAGATCTTAAAACTTTCGCAGCTTTAAAAGTTTATGGAATGAGCGTTATAACTGCTATAACAGCTCAAAACACTATTGGCGTTACAGAAGTACATGAAGTACCTCCAAAAATAGTGAAAGCTCAAATTGAGGCTGTAATGGAGGATATTGGAGTAGATGCTGTTAAAACAGGAATGCTTTATTCAAAGGACATAATTGAAGTTGTTGCTGAAGAAGTTGAAAAATACAATTTTAAAATGGTTATTGATCCAGTAATGATTGCTAAAAGTGGGGCGCCTCTTTTAAAAAAAGATTCTATAGAAGCTTTAATTAAAAAATTAATACCTTTAGCTACGGTTGTTACACCAAATGCAAAGGAGGCTGAAGTTTTACTAAATAAAAATGTAGAATCTTTAGATGAAGCTAGGGAAGCTGCTAAACAAATAAATGCATTAGGAGCTGAAGCAGTTGTAATAAAAGGGGGGCATTTAAAAACTGAAGATGTTGTTTACGACGTGTTATATTATAAGGGTGAATTTAAAATTTTTAAATCTGAAAGAATACAAACAAAAAACACTCATGGAACAGGTTGTGTTTTTGCTTCAGCGATAACAGCTTTCCTAGCTAAAAACAAGAATATTGAAGAAGCGGTTGAAAGAGCTAAAGAATTCGTTTTAAACGCAATTCAATTCTCATACTCAATCGGAAAAGGTGTGGGTCCAGTTAATCCAATGGCTTACATATATAGGGAAGCTGAAAAATATGAAGTTTTAAAACTTATAGAGAACGCTGTGGAAATGCTTGAATCTAACCCAGAAGTAGCTTTATTAATACCTGAAAGCCAATCTAATATTGGAATGGCTTTAAGTTACTCTAAATCAATTATGGATGTGGCAGCTATACCTGGAAGAATAGTAAAACTTAATGGTAAAGTAAAAGCTTCAGCTTATCCACGTTTTGGAGCTTCAAAACATATAGCCAACACAATAATTACTGTTATGAAGAAAGACCCTGAATTTAGATCAGCTATGAACATAAAATACTCGAAGAAATTAATTGAGTTATGCAAGAATTTAGGATTAAAAATTTCCTTTTATGATAGAAGTGAAGAACCGCCTGAAATTAAAGAAAAAGAAGGTTTAACAACGATTTGGGGAACTCAAGAAGCTATTAAAAAAGTAGAAGGAATACCAGATGTAATCTATCATGGAGGAGATTATGGAAAAGAACCTATGATAATAATTCTTGGTAGAAACCCTATTGAAGTAGCTCAAAAAGTTATTCAATTAGCTAAACAAATAGTTAGATTATAG
- the yciH gene encoding stress response translation initiation inhibitor YciH produces the protein MADVCSVCGLPKDLCVCGTISMEQQAIKIRLETRKWGKPTTVIEGLDSKSVNLNQLAAKLKAACACGGTTKNNMIILQGNHREKVKKLLIEEGFPESIIELH, from the coding sequence ATGGCTGATGTTTGCTCAGTATGCGGCCTTCCTAAAGATCTTTGTGTTTGCGGTACAATCAGCATGGAGCAACAAGCTATTAAAATTCGTTTAGAAACTAGAAAATGGGGTAAACCAACTACAGTTATAGAAGGCTTAGATAGTAAAAGTGTTAATTTAAATCAGTTAGCTGCTAAACTTAAAGCTGCTTGTGCTTGCGGCGGCACAACAAAAAACAATATGATTATTCTTCAAGGAAACCATAGAGAAAAAGTTAAGAAACTTTTAATTGAAGAAGGTTTTCCAGAATCAATAATTGAACTTCACTAA
- a CDS encoding DNA-directed RNA polymerase subunit P has product MEEKGIVYECLKCRAKVTAEQLFIIPEIKCPYCGYRVLKKVRPPIVKNIKAR; this is encoded by the coding sequence ATGGAAGAAAAAGGAATAGTATATGAATGTTTAAAATGTAGAGCTAAAGTAACGGCTGAGCAATTGTTTATAATTCCAGAAATTAAATGTCCTTATTGCGGTTATAGAGTTTTAAAAAAGGTGAGACCACCAATAGTTAAAAACATTAAGGCTAGATAG
- a CDS encoding DUF47 family protein has translation MVVKILVLPMENEAAVKRRILNLCQDYMRLILEIIRELSLIVDCIAKNGEVRSHYEKMQKLIEDSIKLKRGIIDEVASSGFFLTSKEAFLTLIFELSKIIDNAEAAGYRLINFIEGDWKVKLEQTEDLSKLVFMVLDEMTKLRETMLSLNFNYRKALEMVNRVEECEKEIDFARRKLDLALLSSQIPIPALLLVRDIVERIEIISDIGINIVDIIRLIAISP, from the coding sequence ATGGTGGTGAAAATTTTGGTTTTACCTATGGAGAATGAAGCTGCTGTAAAACGGAGAATTTTAAATTTATGTCAAGATTACATGCGTTTAATTCTAGAGATTATAAGAGAGTTAAGTTTAATTGTTGATTGCATAGCTAAAAATGGAGAAGTTAGAAGCCACTACGAAAAAATGCAAAAGTTAATAGAGGATTCAATTAAGTTAAAAAGAGGAATTATAGATGAAGTAGCATCATCAGGGTTCTTTTTAACTTCAAAAGAAGCTTTTTTAACCTTAATTTTTGAACTTAGTAAAATCATAGACAACGCTGAAGCAGCAGGATATAGATTAATTAACTTTATAGAAGGAGATTGGAAAGTAAAATTAGAGCAGACAGAGGATCTCTCCAAACTTGTTTTTATGGTTCTTGACGAAATGACAAAATTAAGAGAAACAATGCTTTCATTAAATTTCAATTATAGGAAAGCTTTAGAAATGGTAAATAGAGTAGAAGAATGCGAAAAAGAAATAGATTTTGCGCGTAGAAAACTAGATTTAGCTTTGCTTTCATCTCAAATTCCAATTCCCGCCTTGCTATTAGTAAGGGATATTGTAGAACGAATAGAAATTATTTCAGATATTGGAATAAACATAGTTGATATAATAAGGTTAATCGCTATATCACCATGA
- the glyS gene encoding glycine--tRNA ligase: MNDKYELLVELGKRRGFFWQSFEIYGGAGGFIDLGPLGVELKRKIEDKWRKLFVKSHGFIEVSTPVIMPSKIFEASGHLEHFKDPMVECLKCKKKYRADQLINEATGIEAENLELTGIKKVIEERNIKCLECGGELSEPEYFTTMFKTTIGPYSDSVGYARPETAQGIFINFKRLYEVTREKLPLGVAQIGLALRNEISPRQGPIRLREFTLMELELFFDPENPSCTFFSKVKNEELRLLPIQFRLNGKQKPIEVTATEALEKDYIKTEWLAYFMALSKIFLSQIGIPEEKQRFKEKLPQERAHYSIQTYDHEVFLDRWGWIEVAGLAYRTDYDLARHIAYSKVDLKVFKAYSTPEVKKIKIVKPSPEAIKKDFKNESNKIFKFLSSLNPEELDKAFKEKGFFEVENFKIYPTHVQLLEKQVKETGKKIIPHVVEPSFGVERLIYAVMEYSYSKIEDRVVMKIPKDLAPLQVGVFPLVPKDELKQKAWEIYLQLLNYSFNVFYDEEGSIGRRYARADEAGVPIAITIDRQTLKDETVTLRDRDSWKQIRIKINSIKEKLSKYFNGEASFEELNN, encoded by the coding sequence TTGAACGATAAATATGAGCTTTTAGTTGAGTTAGGAAAACGCAGAGGATTTTTTTGGCAATCTTTTGAAATTTATGGTGGAGCAGGCGGCTTCATAGATTTAGGACCATTAGGAGTTGAGCTAAAACGTAAAATCGAAGATAAATGGAGAAAACTCTTTGTTAAATCTCATGGATTTATTGAAGTTTCAACACCAGTTATTATGCCTTCAAAAATTTTTGAAGCTTCAGGCCATTTAGAGCATTTTAAAGACCCTATGGTTGAATGTTTAAAATGTAAAAAAAAGTATAGAGCAGATCAATTAATAAATGAAGCGACAGGAATTGAAGCTGAAAACCTTGAGTTAACAGGAATAAAAAAGGTTATAGAAGAACGAAATATTAAATGTTTAGAATGTGGTGGAGAACTTTCAGAACCTGAATATTTCACTACAATGTTTAAAACTACTATTGGTCCTTACAGCGATTCTGTTGGTTACGCTAGACCTGAAACCGCTCAAGGCATTTTCATAAATTTTAAAAGACTTTATGAAGTAACTAGAGAGAAGCTTCCTTTAGGTGTAGCGCAAATAGGTTTAGCTTTAAGAAACGAAATTTCACCAAGGCAAGGCCCAATAAGACTTAGAGAATTTACATTAATGGAGTTAGAATTGTTTTTTGATCCTGAAAACCCTTCATGCACTTTTTTTTCAAAAGTTAAAAATGAAGAATTAAGGTTGCTTCCAATACAGTTTAGATTAAATGGAAAACAAAAACCAATTGAAGTAACCGCAACCGAAGCTTTAGAAAAAGATTATATTAAAACAGAATGGCTCGCTTATTTCATGGCTTTATCAAAAATATTTTTATCTCAAATAGGAATTCCTGAAGAAAAACAACGATTTAAGGAAAAGCTTCCTCAAGAAAGAGCACATTACTCAATTCAAACATATGATCATGAAGTTTTTTTAGATAGGTGGGGTTGGATTGAAGTTGCAGGATTAGCCTATAGAACAGACTATGATTTAGCTAGGCATATAGCTTATTCAAAAGTTGACCTTAAAGTATTTAAAGCTTATTCAACCCCTGAAGTTAAAAAAATTAAAATTGTTAAGCCTTCCCCAGAAGCAATAAAAAAAGATTTTAAAAATGAGTCAAATAAAATTTTTAAATTTTTATCCTCTTTAAATCCAGAAGAGTTAGATAAAGCTTTCAAAGAAAAAGGATTCTTTGAAGTTGAAAATTTTAAAATCTATCCTACTCATGTTCAATTACTTGAAAAACAAGTAAAAGAAACTGGAAAAAAAATTATCCCTCATGTTGTTGAACCAAGTTTTGGTGTTGAAAGACTTATTTATGCTGTAATGGAATATTCCTACTCTAAAATTGAAGATAGAGTAGTTATGAAGATACCTAAAGATTTAGCACCATTACAAGTAGGGGTTTTCCCTTTAGTTCCAAAGGATGAATTAAAACAAAAAGCATGGGAAATTTACCTTCAATTACTAAATTATAGTTTCAATGTTTTTTATGATGAAGAAGGATCTATTGGTAGAAGGTATGCAAGAGCTGATGAAGCTGGTGTACCAATAGCAATCACAATTGATCGACAAACATTAAAAGATGAAACTGTAACTTTAAGAGATAGAGATTCATGGAAACAAATAAGAATAAAAATAAACAGTATAAAGGAAAAATTAAGTAAATACTTCAATGGAGAAGCTTCATTTGAAGAATTAAATAATTAA
- the thiW gene encoding energy coupling factor transporter S component ThiW — translation MNGKKLTLKLVLTGCFTALGVVIAPLFHFLFLGTKAFPGQHFINALTGVIIGPFWGSLTAILIGIIRNLLGLGTVFAFPGGIPGALIVGLAYKLTKKLKKKHFRYAAVFLEPLGTVIIGATISLFVIAPIIGWRPLLNLVEKTGWLPTLLTLWFGWSISSIIGSFTGYFTLLILDKSRILEKLKLEE, via the coding sequence GTGAATGGAAAAAAATTAACTTTAAAATTAGTTTTAACAGGTTGCTTTACAGCACTTGGAGTTGTAATAGCGCCTTTATTTCACTTTCTATTTCTTGGAACAAAAGCTTTTCCAGGTCAACATTTTATTAATGCTCTAACAGGTGTAATAATTGGTCCTTTCTGGGGTTCTTTAACAGCTATTTTAATAGGAATAATAAGGAATTTACTAGGTTTAGGAACAGTATTTGCTTTTCCAGGTGGAATTCCTGGCGCCTTAATAGTTGGATTAGCTTATAAACTTACTAAGAAATTAAAGAAAAAGCATTTTCGTTACGCAGCAGTTTTCCTTGAGCCTTTAGGAACAGTTATTATAGGGGCTACAATTTCGCTTTTTGTGATTGCACCAATTATAGGTTGGAGACCACTTTTAAATTTAGTTGAAAAAACAGGTTGGTTACCTACACTTTTAACACTTTGGTTTGGATGGTCAATAAGCTCAATAATAGGAAGCTTCACTGGTTATTTTACTCTTTTAATTCTTGATAAATCACGTATACTAGAAAAATTAAAGTTAGAAGAGTGA
- the endA gene encoding tRNA-intron lyase — protein sequence MQGELLGTRIVVWNPQDGVTLYRLGFYGKPIGIPKPKPNQDFNAPLTLDLMEGLYLLETNKIEIIDAKTGKPIEKKDLIELASKSYKGFKKAYRVYKDLRDKGYVVTPGIKFGADFAVYEHGPGIDHAPFIISVKDKKDLMGPFEIVRAGRLATTVRKQFIIATSSIKSKKIEYLMFKWFKP from the coding sequence ATTCAAGGTGAACTTTTAGGAACAAGAATAGTGGTTTGGAACCCTCAAGATGGAGTAACACTTTACAGGCTTGGCTTTTATGGAAAACCTATTGGAATACCTAAACCTAAACCAAACCAAGATTTTAATGCTCCATTAACACTAGATTTAATGGAGGGGCTTTATCTTCTTGAAACAAACAAGATCGAAATAATAGATGCAAAAACAGGTAAACCTATTGAAAAAAAAGATTTAATTGAATTAGCTTCTAAATCTTATAAAGGATTTAAAAAAGCGTATAGAGTTTATAAGGATTTAAGAGATAAAGGTTATGTCGTCACACCTGGAATAAAATTTGGTGCAGATTTCGCTGTTTATGAGCATGGACCTGGAATAGATCATGCTCCTTTCATTATATCGGTTAAAGATAAAAAAGATTTAATGGGGCCTTTCGAAATAGTTAGAGCTGGTAGATTAGCTACAACAGTTAGAAAACAGTTTATAATAGCAACCTCAAGTATTAAATCAAAGAAAATCGAATATTTAATGTTTAAATGGTTTAAACCATGA
- a CDS encoding CDC48 family AAA ATPase — protein MIFLFGGKIFLSKEEKAVLRVAEAFKRDAGRGLARLPPQVMEKLNLSPGDLIEIKGKRRTVAKVMPSYPEDREKDIIRIDGTIRLNAKVGIDDKVEVRKIEGKEASRVVLAPVEPIIVSGVEEYLSRILESLPLVEGDRIRLPIFGTPIEFVVAEVRPRADAVIVTQNTLIEVSEKPAEAVRKIPKVTYEDIGGLGEQIQRIREMVELPLRYPELFEKLGIEPPKGVLLYGPPGTGKTLIAKAVANETDAHFIDISGPEIMSKFYGESEARLREIFQEAEQKAPSIIFIDELDAIAPKREEVTGEVERRVVAQLLALMDGLKSRGQVVVIGATNRPNAIDPALRRPGRFDREIEIGVPDSKGRLEILQIHTRGMPLAKDVDLKKLAEVTHGFVGADLAALCKEAAMRALRRVLPEIDLESKTLPPKVLEKLEVTMNDFLDALKDVEPSAMREVFVEVPNVRWSDVGDLEDVKQELIEAVEWPLKYAELFEYTNIKPPKGILLFGPPGTGKTLLAKAVATESEANFISIKGPELLSKWVGESERGIRETFRKAKQAAPSIIFFDEIDAIAPRRGSGYGDSHVTERVISQLLTEMDGLEELRNVTVIAATNRPDILDPALLRPGRFDRLIYVKPPDKKARIEILKVHLRGKPLSEDVKIEELAEKTEDYVGADLEAVCREAAMLAMREYLKTNAGKEEKPNFKISIKHFEEALKKVKPTGKSTLERYEEWAKKFESLYI, from the coding sequence ATGATTTTTCTATTTGGAGGAAAAATATTTTTGAGTAAAGAAGAAAAAGCAGTTTTAAGAGTGGCTGAAGCATTTAAAAGAGATGCTGGAAGAGGTTTAGCTAGGCTTCCACCTCAAGTTATGGAGAAGCTTAACCTTAGCCCTGGAGATTTAATTGAGATTAAAGGTAAGCGTAGAACTGTAGCTAAAGTAATGCCAAGCTACCCTGAAGATAGAGAAAAAGATATTATTAGAATTGATGGAACAATAAGGCTTAATGCTAAAGTTGGAATAGATGATAAAGTCGAAGTTAGAAAAATTGAAGGTAAAGAAGCTTCAAGAGTTGTTTTAGCGCCTGTAGAACCTATTATAGTAAGTGGGGTTGAAGAGTATTTAAGTAGAATTTTGGAGTCACTTCCTTTGGTTGAAGGAGATAGAATTAGATTACCAATTTTTGGAACCCCCATAGAATTTGTTGTAGCTGAAGTTAGACCTAGAGCAGATGCAGTTATAGTAACTCAAAATACTTTAATTGAAGTATCAGAAAAACCGGCTGAAGCAGTAAGAAAAATACCTAAAGTAACCTATGAAGATATCGGAGGTTTAGGGGAACAAATTCAAAGAATAAGAGAAATGGTTGAATTACCTTTAAGATATCCTGAACTTTTTGAGAAACTTGGTATAGAACCGCCTAAAGGAGTTTTACTTTATGGACCACCAGGAACAGGAAAAACATTAATAGCTAAAGCTGTAGCAAACGAGACTGATGCACATTTTATTGATATTTCCGGTCCTGAGATTATGAGTAAGTTTTATGGTGAGTCTGAAGCTAGGCTTAGAGAAATATTCCAAGAAGCTGAACAAAAAGCGCCTAGTATTATTTTTATTGATGAGTTGGATGCTATTGCTCCTAAAAGGGAGGAGGTTACTGGAGAAGTTGAAAGGAGAGTTGTTGCTCAACTTTTAGCTTTAATGGATGGGTTAAAATCTAGAGGACAGGTTGTTGTTATAGGTGCTACTAATAGACCTAATGCTATTGATCCAGCATTAAGAAGACCAGGAAGATTCGATAGAGAAATAGAAATAGGAGTACCAGACAGTAAGGGAAGGCTAGAGATTCTTCAAATTCATACAAGAGGAATGCCATTAGCTAAAGATGTAGATTTAAAAAAGTTAGCTGAAGTTACACATGGGTTTGTTGGAGCAGATTTAGCTGCCTTATGTAAAGAAGCGGCTATGCGAGCTTTAAGAAGAGTTTTGCCAGAAATAGATTTGGAATCTAAAACTTTACCTCCGAAGGTTTTAGAGAAGCTTGAAGTTACTATGAATGATTTTCTAGATGCTTTAAAGGATGTTGAACCTTCAGCTATGAGAGAAGTTTTTGTTGAAGTACCTAATGTTAGATGGAGCGATGTTGGAGATTTAGAGGATGTAAAACAGGAGCTTATTGAAGCTGTTGAATGGCCATTAAAATATGCTGAATTATTTGAATACACAAATATTAAACCTCCTAAAGGTATTTTACTTTTTGGTCCCCCTGGAACAGGAAAAACATTGTTAGCTAAAGCTGTAGCAACTGAAAGCGAAGCAAACTTTATATCAATTAAGGGACCTGAACTTTTATCTAAATGGGTTGGTGAATCTGAACGCGGAATCAGAGAAACATTTAGAAAAGCTAAACAAGCAGCTCCATCAATAATATTCTTTGATGAAATAGACGCTATAGCACCTAGAAGAGGTTCAGGTTATGGAGATTCACATGTTACTGAGAGAGTTATAAGCCAACTATTAACAGAAATGGATGGTTTAGAAGAATTAAGAAATGTTACAGTTATAGCTGCTACTAATAGACCTGATATTTTGGATCCGGCCCTCTTAAGACCAGGAAGATTCGATCGATTAATTTATGTTAAACCACCAGATAAAAAGGCAAGAATTGAAATTTTAAAAGTTCATTTAAGAGGGAAACCTTTAAGCGAAGATGTAAAAATTGAAGAATTAGCTGAAAAAACTGAAGATTATGTTGGAGCAGATTTAGAAGCAGTATGTAGAGAAGCGGCTATGTTAGCTATGAGAGAATATTTAAAAACTAATGCTGGAAAAGAAGAAAAACCAAACTTTAAGATTTCAATAAAGCATTTTGAAGAAGCATTAAAGAAAGTTAAACCTACAGGTAAATCTACTTTAGAGCGTTATGAAGAATGGGCTAAAAAATTTGAATCTTTATACATTTAA